In Aegilops tauschii subsp. strangulata cultivar AL8/78 chromosome 3, Aet v6.0, whole genome shotgun sequence, one genomic interval encodes:
- the LOC109756873 gene encoding alpha-amylase inhibitor 0.19 — translation MSMKTVFSVLLLCMLVATPIAAEYDAWSVNSGPWMCYPGQAFQVPALPACRPLLRLQCNGSQVPEAVLRDCCQQLAHISEWCRCGALYSMLDSMYKEHGAQEGQAGTGAFPRCRREVVKLTAASITAVCRLPIVVDASGDGAYVCKDVAAYPDA, via the coding sequence ATGTCGATGAAGACCGTGTTCTCGGTGCTCCTACTATGTATGCTCGTGGCGACACCCATAGCAGCCGAGTACGACGCATGGAGCGTTAACAGTGGTCCTTGGATGTGCTATCCGGGGCAGGCCTTCCAGGTGCCCGCGCTCCCTGCCTGTCGTCCATTGCTGAGGCTCCAGTGCAATGGCAGCCAGGTGCCCGAGGCTGTCCTAAGGGACTGCTGCCAGCAGCTCGCCCACATCAGCGAGTGGTGCAGGTGCGGGGCCCTCTACAGCATGTTGGACAGCATGTATAAGGAGCATGGCGCGCAGGAGGGACAGGCAGGGACAGGAGCGTTCCCACGCTGCCGGAGGGAGGTGGTGAAGCTGACGGCGGCGAGCATCACAGCGGTTTGCAGGCTACCCATCGTCGTTGATGCGTCCGGAGATGGAGCGTATGTCTGCAAGGATGTGGCCGCATACCCAGACGCCTAG